The bacterium genomic sequence TTCCGTCAGCGCTCGCGACATCGCCAATGCGATTGCCGAGAAGAACAAGGCCGTCACTCACCAGATGGTGACCATGGTCCAGGCGATTAAAGACATCGGCGTATACCCGGTTAAAGTTATGCTCCACCCGGAAGTGGCCGTTACGGTGAAAGTCGCCGTTGCCCGTACCGAGTCTGAAGGCAAGGACGCACTGGACGGCAAAGTGATTTCCGTGAAGCGCGGCACCAAGCTGGAAGAGGACGAAGCCGACCGCGTTGAGCGCAAAGCCGCTGCCGATGCCCGCCGCGCCGCCAAAGCAGCCAAAGCCGCTGCCGAAGCCGGTGAAACAGGCGAAGCCGCTCCCGCCGCCGAAGGCGACCAGGAAGAAGCCGCCTAATTCCGGCTGAAACCATTGACGAAAAAGCCGGTG encodes the following:
- a CDS encoding 50S ribosomal protein L9 — protein: MEVILLERVGRLGALGDKVTVKDGYARNFLLPKGKALRATKDNVAVFETRKAEIAKQNEEKRTEAQKQASTLDNTSVIIIRQSGEEGRLFGSVSARDIANAIAEKNKAVTHQMVTMVQAIKDIGVYPVKVMLHPEVAVTVKVAVARTESEGKDALDGKVISVKRGTKLEEDEADRVERKAAADARRAAKAAKAAAEAGETGEAAPAAEGDQEEAA